In Quercus robur chromosome 10, dhQueRobu3.1, whole genome shotgun sequence, a genomic segment contains:
- the LOC126703786 gene encoding uncharacterized protein LOC126703786 translates to MRHFNEPSLPLDNLLDAAKVSLAEFESNLNIRPEKPKTVVQHWKPPMQDTYKVNYDDACFTKTDEAGIGVVVRNELGQVMTSLTKKIPMPLSVEVLKAKAVRRAMIITTEWGFHRAIFEGDSELVVKALFGDSSHHSCIGHIAKDCKSIMSFFQTCSFSHVRQQSNRVAHTLAKRARKSFPLSVWMKSVPPDISYIIYVDVTP, encoded by the coding sequence ATGCGCCATTTCAATGAGCCAAGCCTACCTCTAGATAATCTCCTCGATGCAGCAAAAGTTTCTCTAGCAGAATTTGAATCAAATCTCAATATCAGACCCGAGAAACCAAAGACAGTGGTTCAACATTGGAAACCACCAATGCAAGACACCTATAAAGTGAACTATGATGACGCGTGCTTTACGAAGACAGATGAAGCTGGAATAGGAGTTGTTGTGAGGAATGAACTGGGCCAGGTTATGACTTccttaactaaaaaaattcctaTGCCATTGAGTGTGGAAGTCCTTAAAGCGAAGGCAGTAAGGAGGGCAATGATCATCACTACAGAGTGGGGTTTTCATCGGGCAATTTTTGAAGGTGATTCGGAGTTAGTTGTCAAGGCTTTATTTGGAGATAGTTCACACCATTCTTGTATTGGTCATATTGCTAAAGACTGTAAGTCTATAATGAGTTTTTTCCAAACCTGTTCTTTCTCTCATGTTAGGCAGCAGAGCAATAGGGTTGCTCATACTTTAGCTAAGAGGGCTAGGAAGTCTTTTCCCCTATCTGTGTGGATGAAATCTGTTCCACCAGACATCTCTTACATAATTTATGTTGATGTAAcaccctaa